Within Vicia villosa cultivar HV-30 ecotype Madison, WI linkage group LG1, Vvil1.0, whole genome shotgun sequence, the genomic segment ATTTATCCTTCGTCATAATTTTATTTCAGATAATTCAAATTCATTAAGTGAGTCCCAGAAAAGAAGAGAATGTCTGAGAAACAAACGGGCTTTTATTAATTTTGGGCCAAACGGGCTTGAATGATGAGATCATCAAACCCAAGATGAATGAAATGTTTGAGCAATGTATGAAATCAATAGAATTTGTAATAATATATAAACGATAAAGAACGACGACATTGGTGTTTGCATTGTGTTACTGAGTGTCATTTTCACGAGTCAGAAATTTGGTCTCTTCTTCAAAGTCTCTTCTTCACCACTACCTGTTACTGCCAAGGTCCATttcaacttcttatttctctatcCTCTGTTTTCTCTGCTCTATATTCATatttttttgtgcttgttttatTCTGTTTCGTTGCTTAACAAAATTTAGGGCTTCGTAATTTTTTACTCTGTAGTTCATGCATGTTGAGTTTGTTGTGTACATTCCGTTACATGGTGATGAATCTGATATCTTGTGGTCCATTTATTGTTGTCTCGAGTTTTTTACGTTAcgtgttttttttttgcttcattaaattttttttaacgttgtttattttgaagtagattagggtttttgtttggtATTTGATTTGAACTTTGATTGCTTTGGAGTTTGAATTTTGTGCTTTGGTTGCTTTAGGGGAAGTTGAAGTGTGCCATTTTTTGATGATGATGTGAGATAGATTGTGAAATGATCATAGTTTGTttgattgattttgattttgttgttggaTTATAGTTTTTTTGgactatagttttttttttttttggattttgtttGTGGTTTTTTGTTGTTTGATTGAATCATTTTCATAGCATTCAATCTGTGTTTGTGTACTGATTTGAAAAATTGATTTTGGTGGTTGATGTGCTGTCTGAAAGAAAATTAGGTTGTGGAGGAGTGGAATTGGaaaattttagggtttgtttacTTTGTGAAAAATATTGGTTTTTATTTTCTAGATCATGTGTTATATTTTAACAGATTTGGATCCTCTTATTTTTGAATCTAACATGAAGGGTTATGTTCATCGTTCACCATTAAAATATATTGGACCTCTCTTGTATATTTTTGAAGTTGTTAAATCCCATAATTTTTAATGGTGAGATGAACATAATTCTCTTATGtttcattcaatttttttaacgttTCAGTTGTTTATTTTTAAGTAGATTAGGGTTTCTGTTTGTTATTTGATTTGAACTTTGTTTTGCTTTGGAGTTCGAATTTCGTGCTTCAGCTGCTTTAGGGGAAGTTGAAGTGTGcccttttttgatgatgatgtGAAGTAGATTGTATAATGATCTTAGTTTGTTTGattgattttgatttggttgttggATTAGAGTTTTTTTTGGTGGAATAAGATAAGGGTTTAAAAATGGGTGGTGGTTTGTTGTTGTTTGATTGAATCATTTTTCTAACATGCATTTTATGTTTGTGTCTGCTTTGAAAAATTGATTTTGGTGGTTTATGTGCTGTCTAAAAGAAAAAGATGAGAGACATTTGAAGTGAGTCATTGTGATGGGGATAAAAAATGATGAACATAATTATCACTTCCTGTCTACATTTTGCTTGGTTCGAGTCTTACAAGTTCACACACATAAAAGATATGGTTGCTTACAACTTGTGTTAGAGGCCTATATTATTGATTACTCCACTCTTTTTTTTGGATGGATTCAACTGTCCAGCCTATCTACTGATGCTGTGATTTTATACTAGGAATTTTGTTTGtgatataaaaaaatttcaatggtTCATACATTAATCAAGATTTGAATCAACCAATGCAGGGTGGATGTAAATTTGAAGGCTGCACATCTTTTGGGAGACTGGTGGAAGTGGAATATTGGAAGGTATGTTCACTCTCTGCATTTTAATTTGGTTAAGCTGTTCTAGCGAGCTTTGATTAACTTTATATTTTTTGGCAGTACACTTGGCTACACCTCACACTCTACGGTTTTGTGATTTGGATCTTTGATGGACTGCAACAAAGAAGAGGCCTTAAGGGCCAAGGGCATTGCTGAAAAGAAGATGGAAAACAGGGATTTCGCAGGGGCTCGTAAATTTGCTCTTAAGGCTAAGCAGTTGTATCCTGTTTTGGATAATATAGCCCAAATGCTCGTTGTTTGTGATGTGCACTGCTCTGCAGAGCAGAAAGTGTTCGATAATGAGAAGGACTGGTATGGAATTCTTCAGCTAGAACACACAGCTGGTGATGCAATGATTAAGAAGCAGTACCGAAAGTTTGCTCTTCAGCTTCATCCTGATAAAAACAAGTTTTCTGGTGCTGAGTCTGCATTTAAGCTGATTGGGGAAGCTCAAAGAGTGCTTTCAGACACCATAAGCCGAAATAGGTATGACATGAAGCTTAGGTTGAATAAAGCTTTTATGCCTCGTCAAAATCAACAAAAGGTTCCTACGAATTTCAATTCTGCGACGAAAAACAATGTTGCGCCCAACTTTACAAACTCAAACACCCAAAAGCAGCAGAAAAATAAGCAGCCCGCACAGCAGCAGCAAAATAAGCAGCCCGCACAGCCGCAGCAAAATAAGCAGCCCGCTCAGCAGCAGCAAAACGGTGTGCGCCGCACTTTTTGGACTGCCTGCCCATTTTGCACCGTGAGGTATCAGTACTATAGAGAAGTTATAAATAAATCTATTCGCTGTCAACAATGCCATAGGCCCTTCGTTGCGTATATCGTGGACGGGCAAGGTTCGTCTCAAACAACTAACTCAAGTCAGCAAGCATTTGGCCAGCAGAAAGATGGTTTGAATAATGGTACTCAGAAGGAAAATATCGGATCTCAAAGCAGCTCGCATACTGAGAAGTCCAATACAAGGCCTTTCAACAATAAAGACCCTGTTGATGTCTCGGGAAAGCCAAGTGTGAAGAGAAAGTGGATTTCAGTGGAAGAACTCAATCTAAGCTCTGATTCTTCGAGCAGTAGTGATTCTGATTCTGACAGTGAAATATTTGCTGGTGTGAATGGCTTTCCAGGTGTAAAAAACCATTCAACTGGGCAGCCAAGCAGATCTGTGCGACAGAAGCCTAATGTTTCCTACAGTGATAATATGAGCGTCAATGACTTattaaaaccttcaaaaaggggTGAGGAGAATGGAGCACCTTGTGTTAATGGTCAAATTCATAACGAGACAGCTAAAATGAATGATCAGAATGGTTCAGCAGCTGATCCAAAAGATGAACATGAAAAGTTAAAGCAGAAGAAACAAGATTTTCATTCAAAAGAGAGCTCACTGAATAGAAATGAGAGGAAAAATTGGGCAAATGGAAAAGAAGCTGTGGGTGGATCAAAGCAGATGGGTGAAACTTCAGAGCATTTTTCTCCAAATTCAATCTATAAGGCAACAAATCATCCTAATGCTAATGGATATCCCAAAGCAGAGCattcttctccaaattcaatctcTAAGGCAACAAATTATCCCAATGCTTATGTCTATCTCAATGCTGAGTTCAGCGATTTTGACAAGGACAGAAAAAAAGTATGTTTTGCGCCTGGGCAGATTTGGGCTATGTATGATACAACAGATGGCATGCCTAGATTCTATGCTTTAATCAGAGAAGTTCTCTCTCCTGGATTTCATTTGAAGGCAACCTGGCTTGAACCACATCCAGATGACCATGATCAAATCAAGTGGGTAGATAAGGAATTGCCTGTGGCTTGTGGGAAATTTAAACTTGGGACCACTGATATCATTAAAGATCAACTGATGTTTTCTCATCTAGCTCAGTGTGATAAGATTGGCCGCAATACTTTTAAAGTCTATCCTAGAAAGGGAGAAACATGGGCTCTTTTTAAAAATTGGGatatcaaatggtacatgaatGCAGAATTTCCTAAGCATTATAGATATGAGTTTGTGGAAATCTTGTCAGATTATGTCGAAGGTGAGGGTGTATCTGTTGTGTACTTGGGGAAGTTGAAAGGTTTTGTAAGCCTCTTCTTTCAAATTATGAAAGAAGATAACCGGTCATTTCAAATTCCATCCCGGGAGTTATTTAGGTTTTCTCACAGGATTCCATCTTTTAAAATGACTGGTCAGGAAGGAGCAGGCGTTCAATTAGGATATTTAGAATTTGATCCTGCATCTATACCATTGAATCTTGAAGAATTTTCTGTTCCTCGAAATTTGGATGTGAAtgcaaaatcttcaaaaaaatcaaaaccctTTATGAGGCCGGA encodes:
- the LOC131631880 gene encoding uncharacterized protein LOC131631880, giving the protein MDCNKEEALRAKGIAEKKMENRDFAGARKFALKAKQLYPVLDNIAQMLVVCDVHCSAEQKVFDNEKDWYGILQLEHTAGDAMIKKQYRKFALQLHPDKNKFSGAESAFKLIGEAQRVLSDTISRNRYDMKLRLNKAFMPRQNQQKVPTNFNSATKNNVAPNFTNSNTQKQQKNKQPAQQQQNKQPAQPQQNKQPAQQQQNGVRRTFWTACPFCTVRYQYYREVINKSIRCQQCHRPFVAYIVDGQGSSQTTNSSQQAFGQQKDGLNNGTQKENIGSQSSSHTEKSNTRPFNNKDPVDVSGKPSVKRKWISVEELNLSSDSSSSSDSDSDSEIFAGVNGFPGVKNHSTGQPSRSVRQKPNVSYSDNMSVNDLLKPSKRGEENGAPCVNGQIHNETAKMNDQNGSAADPKDEHEKLKQKKQDFHSKESSLNRNERKNWANGKEAVGGSKQMGETSEHFSPNSIYKATNHPNANGYPKAEHSSPNSISKATNYPNAYVYLNAEFSDFDKDRKKVCFAPGQIWAMYDTTDGMPRFYALIREVLSPGFHLKATWLEPHPDDHDQIKWVDKELPVACGKFKLGTTDIIKDQLMFSHLAQCDKIGRNTFKVYPRKGETWALFKNWDIKWYMNAEFPKHYRYEFVEILSDYVEGEGVSVVYLGKLKGFVSLFFQIMKEDNRSFQIPSRELFRFSHRIPSFKMTGQEGAGVQLGYLEFDPASIPLNLEEFSVPRNLDVNAKSSKKSKPFMRPEEIASTSKVNIEPSNPTEMKDSLDDMDDGHATPTSTLDAFEIPDAQFFNFETWRSLDKFQIGQIWAFYSDEDGMPKYYGEIKKIKTSPDLELHVNWLACSQLPEGTSKWINEDMLTTCGRFRIMKTNDFFSIYNSLSCISHQVRAEAIGKSYAIYPRKGEVWAVYKKWSSDFKCSDLKNVEYDIVEVLEEGSCFIEVLVLENVSGYRSVFRCKVVDGCSVKVRMPRKYLLAFSHQIPAFKLTQEHGILKGFWELDPGALPPSFLWP